The sequence CCGTCAGCGTGGCGATGACCTCGGTGCTGTCCGAGTCCAGCCTGCGCGCCCACGACGACGAGACGGCGGCGGCGTCCTGGGCCTTGGTCAGCTGGAATCCGGTGATCGCCCATCCGGCGGCGAGGGCCTTTTCGGTGAGCACCTCTTCGACGTACGGATGGGTCAGCTCCGGAAGCCCCTGGATGTCCCGGGGCACCGGCTCCCGCCAAATACTGGTGCCGACCGTCGCGGTGAGGGGCGCATTCGGCTTGGCGACCGCCCGCAGTCCGCTCCAGATGTCCTCGTCGCCGCGCACGAGACCGTGGAGCAATTTCCCCCACGGCATCAGGACCAGCAGTTCATCGGCGGCCCCCAGCAGCTCCTGCGGGGCGTTCTCGATCGCCGCGTTCACGAGCAGCAGATTCGGTACGCCGCCCTTGGCGGGCTTGCGCCGGCTGCGAATGCTCGTCTGCGTCATCCGCTGCCAGGCCGGGTCCACGCCCACGACCAGCCAGTCCGGATTCTCCTTGGCGATGCGATAGGAAGCCCTGGCATCGCCCGTACCGACGTCGACGACGACCCGGGTGCTTTCCCGGACCAGCTGCTCGAATTCTCCCTCGGCGGCCTTTTCGAGCTTCTTGCCTCGCACGATCTGCATCACGGCCAGTGCTTTCTTCTCTTGGCTACCCGGTCGGCGGTGGCCGGTCCCCGAGGACGTCCCGCCGCCCCCGCATGATCCCCCAGCGCAGGTCCCCTTGACCAACCGGCGGGCAACACGCAGAACCGCCCCCGAGCCGTTCACACGGTTCGGGGGCGGTTCTGGCTGGCGGTAGCGGTGGGATTTGAACCCACGGTGAGTTTCCCCACACTCGCTTTCGAGGCGAGCTCCTTCGGCCGCTCGGACACGCTACCGAGAGAGAGCTTAGACCATGTCGGCCGTACGCCGAAATCCGATTCCGGACGGCGCCCCGCACCCCGGTCGTCCCCGGTCAGCGGTCGCGGAAGAAGGCCGTCAGGCGGTCCGCGCAGGCGGCCTCCAGGACCCCGGGGATCACCTCGGGGCGGTGGTTGAGGCGCCGGTCGCGCACCACGTCCCAGAGTGAGCCGGCGGCACCGGCCTTCTCGTCCCGGGCGCCGTAGACCACCCGGCCCA is a genomic window of Streptomyces sp. NBC_00708 containing:
- a CDS encoding class I SAM-dependent methyltransferase, producing the protein MQIVRGKKLEKAAEGEFEQLVRESTRVVVDVGTGDARASYRIAKENPDWLVVGVDPAWQRMTQTSIRSRRKPAKGGVPNLLLVNAAIENAPQELLGAADELLVLMPWGKLLHGLVRGDEDIWSGLRAVAKPNAPLTATVGTSIWREPVPRDIQGLPELTHPYVEEVLTEKALAAGWAITGFQLTKAQDAAAVSSSWARRLDSDSTEVIATLTAVTAEPQE